TCCTTCtacatttttattttgctttcaGGTGCATATAATGCTTAACACTTGATGCCCTTTGGATGGTGAAAGGTGAAGGAAGCAAAGGCTTGAACATCTAACCATCAAAAGATAAACAAAGCTTCAGCACACCCTCGGGGAATCCAATTCAAAGCACTTATCCGTGGACTCTAATGTCGGATATATAACAGAACATGATCCAGAAAACCTTAAGAAGCTCCATCATCACATACCTGTAATTGGCCTGTAAACTACAGACCATTTCCCTACCTCTCTTCCCTCCCAAAGAAGATAGATTCTGGATGGAAGGTTTAATTATGAAGTTAGAGGCTTGGAGATGGAGAGGGTCTaccggaaaaaaaagaaaagaaaaggaaaaaaaaaaacaggggcTTAGTTTAATGACACCCACATTGAGAGACAACTATGCAACGACAAACAAGACAGTCCTGCAATCACTTCCATTTCCTATTCGGACCGGAATTTATGAATAATGATGATATGGCACACGATCTCATGCATGGTGAAAGATATCTGATTGCATACATATTTTTAACTTGCAGTGAACAGACAAATTATATAAGATTGTACATCAAAATGCCAGCCATGATGTGAGATATCAGTGAATGGATACAGATACTGCACTATGAAGATTGTGGTATTTATGCTGCAAATTATGTTCAAGTTGACACTTGATCAGACAGGGACAGCTGCTGGGGTGGATGGAGGGACCCTATTCTCAGAAGGAATCTCCACAAACTCTGAGAGAATTGCTCGGAACTCATCACCCGTCATTGTTTCCTTCTCCAAGAGCACTTCCACAATCTTATCAATTGCTTCCCTGTTGCTCCTGATATGGTTCAAGGCAATCTCATATGCACTGTTTGATATCCTCTTAACTGCAGCATCGATGTCCTCAGCAAGCTTCTCCGACATCGAGTTCCTTGCCATCATTCTCATGATAACATCTGCACTTTGTGCTGACGTCTCCATTAGCGACCAAGGGCCAATCTCAGACATTCCAAATGTGGTAACCATCTGAAACAAACAAAGTTCAGATAAGGTCCATCACACCCACTTTTTTCAAGGAAAGAGTGTGGATCATGTGCAGTGTGAAGCATAATTGCATTTTGTGATCTGATAAAAAATTCTGCAACCACGACATCATGAGAACTGCAAATGTATCTAGTTTCCTTTCCATATTTTGACAGCTCACCAATCCAGGCCAGATTGTAAGCACATCAGACTGCTTACTGATGCGGCGTAGACAAACAGAATGGTGTTTATTCAACCAGATTCTCTATACGATTGCAAGTTCTTGGATTATCAGAGAAAATTGGAGAGCTGAAGTTATTAAATATATGTGGAAGTCTAATACCTGTTTGGCTAAGCCAGTGATCTGCTGCAAGTCTCCAGCAGCACCAGTTGTCACCTCGGGCTCCCCGAAGATGATCTCCTCAGCAGCTCTGCCTCCAAGACCACCTACAATTCTTGCAAACAATTGTTGCTTCGATATCAAAGTTGGGTCATCGGCAGGAATGAACCAAGTGAGTCCCCGTGCTTGGCCACGTGGGATTAGGGTAACCTTTTGGACAGCATCGTGTCCTGGGGTTAAAGTTCTGCAATAAAAGGATGTCAATTTACTGCACAAATACCTGCTAATACCATATCACTGATTGGCAACCTAGGCAATAACTTAAAAAGAAAACGACAGAAGACTTCCTACTAAAAGGTGATGATAGTCCACGTGAAACCGTAACAAGAACAAAGACCTTAAAGAAATGTGTACAATTGCGAGTCCCCTCAGACTTAACAAGAACTGCAACTAGTTGAACAAAAGCACAGCGTCAGCCTCACATCAATGTGGTATGTCTGCTTTGATGATTTAAAAGAACATAATATAAGGTATACCAGATAAAAAGCTTTCTTGTCCCTAGTGAAACAGGGCAAAAACCTAATGATGTTAAAAACAGAATACAAAGATCATTATGGACACCTTcaatgttttaaaacttttttcaGACACAACATTATAGTTCACCACACCTTATTTCTAGCCATGActctttttcttccattttatgTCGCAATTTTCAATAAAACCTTTAAGCACTCAGCtacgataaattagttcttGGTGACAAAGTCCATCACTAAGAATTTGAGTTCCAGACCAATAAAATTTGCTTGCTTGGGAACTCCATAAAAAACATAAGGAAAAATCATCCCATTATCATCTTAAAACAAAGGTCGGCCTACTTCattgatatgacaataattaacAATCAAAAAGCAATGGCTCTTCTTCTGCAACACCAAAATGTAGCAGATCAAGTCTCAGATAAAATTTTCAAGTAGAATCCCAACTCACATCTGTTGACCAATCCATCTATTCGGCCCCAGGTGTAAAATTGCAAAAAGGTGCATGGACAATCTTCAACTTACAACTTGCTAAGTCTGCAACTTTATGACGTACACTGATCACATCACTGAGGACAAGCCTTTGGCTTGTCTAATGCAATATGAGTTGCAGATTCTCCTCTTGGTAATTGGCTTGCAGAAACTCTTGCATATAAAGCATATTTACTGCCTCCACCACAATTTTCATTTAAAGTGAGTCTCACTTCTAAAGATTTCATTAAACAACTCCTACGAGCGTGGACAAAGAGTTGCATCCATTCACCTCTTCAATCAGCTCAGGTGGACCTAATAACTATAATGtcattataatatataaaattgaAAGCTCAAAAAACTATCGAGAACTTTCTGCCATCTTACTCCTTCATTAAGCTACCGAAATTTCTGAGAAAATGTTCTGATATTACATTAAAACTGTCAAGGAGGATCTAGATTTCTGCGGGTATGAAGTTATAGAACTCTCGCCAAAGAAGCATGCATACAGGGAGAAAATTTTAATCGCTAGAAAGAATGCAAGGAATGAAAAACTGGGTATTCACATGCAGGGGGAAAAATCTATATGCAAGGGGAAAAATCTATTGCTAGAAATAATGCAAAGAATGAATAACAAGGCATTCACATCCTTATAGCTTCCCCACAAAGGCAAACTATGCAATATATTATGGTCAAATCTATTAATATTCCTAGGAGAATTGTAGTAAAACAAACCATTCCAGAGtgtaaacagaaaaaaaaaaaaagaggcaattAACAGAATATCAAATTATAGGAGAGCAGCCATCAAGTTACCAGGGTCCACTTGATAGCAGTAGTGCTGGGAAAAATTGATGGTTATGATTATGCGAGAGCAAGCATTGATGGTTGATTATGCGAGAGCAAGCATTGATGGTTGAGGTCCCGAGTCTCAAAACGACTCTGACCTTTAGCTGCTGTACTCTCTTGTTTCTCTCCCGTGAGTTAAAGTCAAACTAATTGTGTTGTAGTATTGTGAAAGGAATTAAAGAAGAGAATGTACAGAGTGCCTCATAGAAGGACAGGTGGCAATGTTCTGTTATGAATGGAGGCTCAAGGGACGATGGATGGAGGGTCAGAGTAATGTGTAATAATAGTGGAGATCTCAGAGCATTCAGGACTGATGATAAGCAGTGATAAACATCTTGCAGTAGCAAAGTAAAATAGCACCTCAAGGCACaagaaagaataaaaccaaGAAACAATTATAGCACATATCTTCTTACCCACAGATTGCATGCCCAACTTCATGATATGCCACCAGGCTTTTGCTTTTTCCATCTGTCATTACTGTCCCTTCCATGCCAGCCACAATTCTGTCAATTGAATCATCTACCTCTTTTGGTGAAATAGCTGTTTTTCCACGACGACCAGCCAAAATTGCTGCTTCATTCAAAAGATTTGCAAGGTCTGCCCCACTAAAACCTGGTGTTCTCATGGCTATGACATCAAGAGAAACATCACCATCAAACTTTTTATTGCTAGCATGCACCTTCAGTATTTCAGTTCGTCCTCGCACATCTGGAACATCAACACTTACCTGTCCAGCATAATATAGTATTTTAAGCATACAATCACTGATTAATCAAAGAAACAATAGACATTAGTCAAACATATATAGAAACAAGCTAACATAATTGATAAGCTGGTATAAAAATAGATGCTTGTGTACTAACTTGTCTATCAAAGCGTCCAGGTCTTAACAAAGCAGAATCTAGGATGTCTGCACGATTGGTGGCTGCAATTACAATTATTCCAGTATTTCCTTCAAACCCATCCATTTCAGTCAACAGCTGATTAAGGGTTTGCTCTCTCTCATCATTCCCACCTCCAATTCCTGTTCCTCTTTGCCTTCCAACAGCATCAATCTCATCCACAAAGATGATGCAAGGTGCATTCTCTTTGGCCTTCTTAAAAAGATCACGGACTCGTGAAGCACCTACACCAACAAACATCTCTACAAACTCAGATCCAGAAATTGAGAAAAATGGAACACCTGCTTCGCCAGCAATTGCCTTAGCAAGCAACGTTTTCCCAGTTCCTGGAGGACCGATAAGAAGAACACCCTTTGGAATCCGTGCACCTACTGCAGTAAACCTCTCTGGTTTCTTCAAGAACTCCACAACTTCCATGAAGTCCTGCTTTGCTTCATCTACTCCAGCAACATCATCAAATGTGACACCAGTATTGGGTTCCATTTGAAACTTGGCTTTTGACTGACCAATGCCAAGGGGAAAGCCAGGACCCCCAGGTCCACCAAATCCACCAGATGACCGTCTTGACAAAAGAAATAAACCTCCAATAAGGATTAGAGGAAAAGCTAGGTTGCCAATTAGATTGAACAAAAATGAGCCAGAGTCTTCCTGTGCATTATGTGCTGCAAAATCAATATTCTTCGCTCTCAACTTCTGGAGAAGCTCCTGACTTAATCCTGGGAGTTGCACACGTACTCGCTGCACCCTATTACCCAACTCAGGAGATATGGCCTCTACAATTGCAATCGTTCCATTCTCAAACAGATCCACCTTTTTCACCCTATCTTTATCCAAATACTCCAAAAATCTTGAATATGACATTCTCGAAGATGATACACCTTGATCATCAGCATAAGCATTTCTTGTACCAACTAAAGCAGGCAAGCTAAGTCCAATATTTCCAAGTAACAGTTTTAGGAAATCTCTTCTTCCCTCCCGCTGCCTTTGGGATAAAGAGGCAATAACGGAGCCTGGCCTAGACACTTTACCAACTGAAGGCAGGGCTGCTGAAGCATTCAGATGCTTACCATAAAATTCTCTGGTCAAATTCATTTTGACAGTATGTCTAGAGATTCCATTTGCAgcaaggtttattggtgaagatgccatttatgGTAActgtgaaaaaaaaaggaggcaaACGTTTAGATCATACAGCAGCCGGATGCTCCAGTGAAGATAAACAACGAGAATATCAGAATAGCAAATTATTCAATGTGCGGAATAAGCAACAAATTGATCCTTCTTATTGGAAATACAAACCTATTAATTTAGCTACTAAGCAGTGTTCTCAGAATATTTAtagaaaatcaatttttttggaGAGTTATAGTACAAAACTAGTGAGTTCAGCATCATATTATCAGGCATCAATTGCAAGCACTCTCCAGCCATTCATGTGAATGATAGTAAAAAGAGTCTTAAAGCTAAAAAGCAAAATTTTACTCTCCGACTCTAGTTGACATCTAGAATTGAGAAAGGAggtctgaaaaataaaatgttACACATTTTAAAAAAGTAAAGTGACACTTTCACGACAAATTATcttatttttaatttcaaaatacTAGATATGGAAATCATATTTTCAGTATTATACTGCTGCTCCAGCTCCTGCACCTCCTGCTATTGCAGCAGCTGCTACTATTTCCAGAACTACTATTACTGTTGCCACTACTGATTATACAATTAAATCATTATTCCTGCTGCTACTTTTGTAACCACCGTCATAGCTATCACTACTCTGCTAGTGATTCTACTAATACTACAACTGCTTCTGCTGCTGTTGCTCCTGATACTACCAGAACTTCAACCACTGCCTTTGTTAGTGTTGTTACCTTTGCTAGTTTTGTTTGACATGGAAGATCTTAATGAATAGGTTCCTCAATTAAGTGCACATTCATTGGATCACTGAATTCCTTTTACAATGCCATCGTTCAGTGACATGCTAAGTTCAGTATCAAGGGAAGGAAGATTCGGGACTCCATCCCTAAATTGATCTCATATTAAGGTTGAAGATTACATGAAACATGTCACGCCAATGGAGCAAATCACAAGAAAGCTGAAAGCAACAATAGCTTTGGTTGCTCACCTCCATGATGGCAATTTTCTCAGCAAAAGTTGGTGAAATGATGAGGATTGTGTAACCGTTTCCTCtcttctgaaaataattttgatgttttgtGCAGAGGAGTGTTAATATAGTGATTCGCCTAATCTGAACGACTTTCAGGAAAGAAAATGTTTGATTGAAAAGGCGAATGAAAGAAGAGATATTAAGAAGTGGAATAAACTGCATGCAGGAGCTTCTTGAACTCAGACTTCTTTCCATCTATTAGGAAAAAAAGTTGGTACTTACATTGTTTGTGGATCCCACTATGTATTTATAACTTATGTTAATATTTCTCATATGCCCATCAAAGACAAGTGAACAAATAATTTAGCAGGAAGGAATGTAGGAATTCTTCACCTAAATCCATGAGCCTCATCCTATTTTCATGGGGTTTGTTCTAGAGATGAAATAGGATTCACCACCTTATATCTATGGTAGACTTGAAATATCTAATAACAACCGAGATTTTATATTATAGCACTTATTGCATAAAAGATCCTTTCTCTCACCCATAAAAGTCACCCCTTAAGCAGCAATCATGTGCACCTCTTCCCAAACAGTGTTTTTGGCTTCTCTTATAGGATGTCAGAGATGCAAGTCATATTCTCAAGGCGATAATTCATAATAAATAAAGTTATTGTATGATTGCTACCAAATATTAATGGTGTAAAATGCACAAACTCTGATAGAACCACGTCAATCACTAATATAAGAAAATTAAAACTGTGGTGAAAAATGCAAAACCACCGAGATGTGGACTGATTTTCTTACAAGTATCAAAAACTAGCAGCTGATGCAGATGGCGCAACCTCACCTCCCTCTTATCAACGAGAACACAAAAATCTTACTTCTCTTCAATTTTTCATTCAGCACGAATTCGTGACCAAAATATCATGTTTCAATCTCTATTATCAACACACtcaaataaacaaaataaaattcttcttCCAGCAACTCGAATACCTTGTAATAATACCTAGCCAATACTTAACCTCAGCGTATTAATCATAATAAACTAACCAAAGATTAGAACCTAAAAGGCCCTGCatgccaagttgaaaaattagctaaTTAGGCTCCAGAATCCAAATTGGGGGGAAAAATCGATGCAAATAGCTTTCCAATGTGCGATTATATTTTCAAGGATTAGACGTTTCTTCTTACTTTCGGGAGAAACaaaggattaaaaatttttagtCCATAAACCTCCTATCGCATCATTCACAATTTGAACCCAGCAACAACTTTACTTCTAGCGATCAACTTCATGATATTAGCTTGTATTGATCTCAAGCAGGGAGGACGGAAGAATAAATCCAGAACAGCTGAAGTAAACTAGCGTTAGTTGAGAAACCAACCGATAACCAAAGAAGATCCGAGCCAGAAGCTAATGATACCTTCGGGGGAGGAACGCTCCTTCGCGATTTACAATAAATCAAACCTTCAATCTTTGGGGTTTTCTCGCGCCCTGTTtatatctcctcctcctcctccttccggcTTTCGATTACCGCGAAGCGAAGCTTGGGAAAAACAGGACGAGATGGAGGAAAGTTATTGGAAGAAGAATTGGGGAAGATTTTTACACTTGGGATTTTGACGACCACCAGGGGCTTCTGTCGCGGCCCGTTCGGATACGTGGCGCCCTCCCTCTTCACATCGGCGATAAGAATTCCGGAGTAGGGTTGGCCTTCTGAATGGCTGTGGACGGTGGCTGAGAGCCTGAGAGCGAAAGGTCCCGCTCCCACAAGCCAAGAAGCCGGCATCACCCCTTTGTCATGTGGGTTCCACTCCACTTGTTGCTTCGCGTCTTCCTGCAAGAATTACCTTTGAGGTTTTAGATATTTACACAGCGACaatgaacttaaaaaatatctcCTCGCctgttattttatataaaattttaaattattataaataatatcagAACAAATTTAGCTCATAATCCATATAAATTAGGGACACTATAACACAAGTTTATAGATTTCAATCCTACTAAGACTTGAACGGAAGAGGATGTAAGAACAAAATTCTGTCTTTACTAATTTTTAGAATATTAGAGGTTATTTAAGAAAGACTACCTTCTATTATATAGATAAGGCGGCATATATTTTTCGCAGCATCATTACCAACCAATTGATGTCACATGCATAAAACATCTTTTTAAAGATTACAATTATGAACTCAGTTGTGATTTATATTGTCAGGAATTGTTAGCTCAACTATTTAGCACCTAATAGACTTCATCATGTGTATGGTTTCATATTTTGCTACAAACTAGGTTGTAGTACTTTTTAATGGTTTGAAttgtgaaaaaagaaaatagttaGTTCTATTACATTATGTTATGATTAGAGCTGTTCATATGCTAGGAGGCTCGCTTGAGGCTAAAGTCTTTTGGATGGTTTGGTCCAAAGGTTTAAGGCTTGGGAGGGCTTGAAAAATAAGCCTAATTAGTAAACAAGCCAATCTCAAGACTTAGAGATTAGAGACTTACCACTCTGGCCCaaattttttgttcttcttatattatttatttatatttgatctatatatatatatatatatatagagagagagagagagagatttaatTGATAATTATTATTGACATATGAACTTAATAAGGAAACATTTTTTATAATTGcttgaaaagaattatttagtatttaaaaaaaaataaattggttATGAAGCTCGAGAGAGGTAGTGCCAAAAAATAATATGGATATTACTTTGATAAAGTTTCTAGTAGAAATTAAATGAAATACAGTCAccattattttctataaaaacaaTCACCATTTTTATGATAT
Above is a genomic segment from Phoenix dactylifera cultivar Barhee BC4 chromosome 2, palm_55x_up_171113_PBpolish2nd_filt_p, whole genome shotgun sequence containing:
- the LOC103705127 gene encoding ATP-dependent zinc metalloprotease FTSH 2, chloroplastic, with protein sequence MASSPINLAANGISRHTVKMNLTREFYGKHLNASAALPSVGKVSRPGSVIASLSQRQREGRRDFLKLLLGNIGLSLPALVGTRNAYADDQGVSSSRMSYSRFLEYLDKDRVKKVDLFENGTIAIVEAISPELGNRVQRVRVQLPGLSQELLQKLRAKNIDFAAHNAQEDSGSFLFNLIGNLAFPLILIGGLFLLSRRSSGGFGGPGGPGFPLGIGQSKAKFQMEPNTGVTFDDVAGVDEAKQDFMEVVEFLKKPERFTAVGARIPKGVLLIGPPGTGKTLLAKAIAGEAGVPFFSISGSEFVEMFVGVGASRVRDLFKKAKENAPCIIFVDEIDAVGRQRGTGIGGGNDEREQTLNQLLTEMDGFEGNTGIIVIAATNRADILDSALLRPGRFDRQVSVDVPDVRGRTEILKVHASNKKFDGDVSLDVIAMRTPGFSGADLANLLNEAAILAGRRGKTAISPKEVDDSIDRIVAGMEGTVMTDGKSKSLVAYHEVGHAICGTLTPGHDAVQKVTLIPRGQARGLTWFIPADDPTLISKQQLFARIVGGLGGRAAEEIIFGEPEVTTGAAGDLQQITGLAKQMVTTFGMSEIGPWSLMETSAQSADVIMRMMARNSMSEKLAEDIDAAVKRISNSAYEIALNHIRSNREAIDKIVEVLLEKETMTGDEFRAILSEFVEIPSENRVPPSTPAAVPV